The following DNA comes from Micromonospora chokoriensis.
TGCTGGTCGGGCACGCGGGCGTCGCCGCCCTCCCGGCCGCCTTCGTGGCCGTCGACGTCTTCTTCGTGATCTCCGGCTTCCTGATCACCGGCCTCCTCGTCGACGAGATCCGCCGGACCGGCCGCGTCCGCATCGTCGACTTCTACGTCCGCCGCGCCAAGCGGTTGCTGCCGGCCGCCAGCGTCGTCCTCGTGGCGAGCCTCCTGCTCACCTACCTGTTCCTGCCCCCGATCCGCTGGTCCGAGACGGCACGGGACGCCCTGGCCAGTGCCGCCTACGCGATGAACTGGCGTCTCGTCGAGCAGTCGACCGACTACCTGCGGTCCGAGGAGGCTCCCAGCATCCTCCAGCACTACTGGTCGCTCGCCGTGGAGGAGCAGTTCTACCTGGTCTGGCCGCTGCTGCTGCTCGCCGTCGCCCGATACGTCACGCGCCGCACCTCAGCGCGTACCGGCACGCGGCGACCTCTCCCGCGTAGCCGCCCGGGCCGTCACCGCCGACCGTTCCTCGGCGACCGGACGGCCCCGTGGCTGCTCGCCGCCTTCGCGGTGGTCGGCGTCCCGTCGCTGGCGTGGTCGATCCACCTGAGCCAGAGCGAACCCGCCCGGGCGTACCTCGTCACCACCACCCGCATGTGGGAACTGGCGTTGGGTGGTGCGCTGGCGATCCTGAGTGGGCACCTGACCCGTCTGCCGCGTTCCGCTGCGATCACGCTGGGCTGGGCCGGTATGGCCACCGTAGCCCTCGCCGCGATGCTGATCCGACCGGAGACGGCTGCCTACCCCGGGCACCTGGCGTTGCTGCCCACGCTCGGCGCTGTCGCGATCATCGCGGCCGGGCCCAGCGCCGGACGACACGGGCCGGCCCTCCTGCTCAACCGGCGGCCGACGCGTGCGGTCGGGGCGGTGTCGTACTCGTGGTACCTGTGGCACTGGCCACTGCTGGTGGTGGCGGAAGCGCGGTGGGGCCCACTGGGCACCACCGCCGGACTCGCGATGATCCTCTGCTCGGCGGTGCCGGCCGTGCTGACGTACCACCTGGTGGAGAACCCGTTCCGGTACGCACGGATCTCCAGAGCCCGGGTGCTGCGCATGGGACTGGTCGCCACCGGCATGACGGTCATCGCGGGAATCGGACTGCACCTGGCGGTCCGGCCACCCCCGTCCCCCGGCCCCGCCGAACTCGCCGGCGCCGTCCCGGGAGCGCCACCCGGGGACGGCCGGACCGGCGCGCCGGTGGACCGGTTCGCCCGCATCACACCCGATCCCCTGGGCGCCCGGGACGACCTGCCCGACGTCTACCGCGACGACTGCGTCACGCAGGCGCAGGACGCCAGCCTGCGCAGCTGCACCTACGGTGACCGGGACTCGGCGGTCGAGGTGGCGGTGGCCGGCGACTCACACGCGGCGCACTGGGTGCCCGCTCTCCAGGCCATCGCGACGGAGCGCGGGTGGCGACTGGTCACCTACATCAAGACCACGTGCTCCTTCCTGAAAGCGCCGATCACCGTCGCCGGGCGGTCGGACCCGAGCTGCACGGAGTGGAACAGCAGGTTACGCAGGGCCCTGACCGGCGAGCGGCGGCCCCGGCTGCTCATCGTCTCCAGCGTGACCCAGATCCCGTTGGTGGACGGCAGCACGCCACCGCCGGGCTCGGCGACCGCGGACGCGCAGACGGTGGCGTTGTCGGAGACCTGGTCCGAGGTGACCGCCGCCGGCCTGCCACTGGTGGTCATCCGGGACACCCCGTCGTTCACCGTGGACATGGCCGAGTGCGTGTCGGCCCATCGCGAACGGCTCACCGCCTGTGCGCAGCCCCGGGAGCGCGCGCTCGCCTGGGGCGTACCGCAGGAGCGCGCCGCAGCCGCGGTGCCCGACGCCCGCCTGGCCGACCTCAACGCGGTCATCTGCCCGACCGAACGGTGCCCCGCCGTCATCGGCGGTCTGCTCGTCTACCGCGACGCGCACCACCTGACCGCCACGTACGCCCGCAGCCTCGCCCCACAACTGCACGAGCGGTTGCGTCAGCTCGTGTCACCACGGCTGCCGTGACCAGCCGAAGCCGTGTGCGGGCGGGTTACCCGTCCCAGCACAGGTGCCCCACCCAGCCGCACCCGGTGGGCCGTGCCGTGCCCGACGGTCAGCAACTCCCCCACAGGTGTGACTGTGCCCGCGATACCGGGAGGTTATCCCGATCACCGGTGAGATCGTGGACAGTTGCCGTCCGCGCGGGACGGCAACTGTCCACGACCTCGTGGAACCGGTGGCTCAGACGACGGCGCAGGTGGTGTTGTTCACCGTGAAGGCCGTCGGCTTCGGGTTGGTGCCGCTGTGCGCGCCGTTGAAGCCGAAGCTCACCGACGCTCCGGGGGCGAGCGTGCCGTTGTAGGACAGGTTCGTGGCGGTGACCGCCGCGCCGCTCTGACTGACCGCCGCCGACCAGCCCTGACTGACGGTCTGCCCGCCGGTGAAGCTGAACCGCAGGGTCCAGCCGTTGATCGCCGTCGTGCCGGTGTTGGTGATCGTCACGTTGGCGGTGAAGCCGGTGTTCCAGTCGGTCGTGGCGTACCCCACCGAGCAGGTGCCCCCGACGGGCGGGGCCGCGGTGGTCACCGCGACCGGCGCGGACGCCGCGGAGGTGTTGCCGGCCGCGTCCACGGCCACCACGTAGAACTGGTACGCCGTGGAGGCGGTCAGCCCGGACACCGCCTGGGTGGTGCCGGTCGGTGAGCCGACCAGCACGTCGGTGGCGCCGGCCTCCCGGTAGACCCGGTAGCCGGTGACGCCCACGTTGTCGGTCGACGGGGTCCAGGCCAGGGTGAGCCCGGTGGCGGTGACCGCCGACGCGACCGGCGTACCGGGGGTGCTCGGCGCGGTGGTGTCGGTGGAGCCGGTCGGCGGTGTGGTCACGGTGAGCTTCGGTGAGGCCGCCGACGTGTTGCCGGCGCCGTCGCGGGCCACGACGGTGAACTCGTACGACGTCGCCGGCAGCAGCGTCGTGATGGTCACCGTCGTGCCGGTGACCGGCCGGACCACCACCGTGTCGCTGTTGACCTGGACCTCGCGGACGTCGTAGCCGGCCAGGCCACTGCCACCGGTGTCGGTGGACGCCGACCAGGTCAGCGTGACCGAGCGGGACGCGAGGTTGGACGCCACCGGGGTGCCCGGGACGCTCGGCGCGGTGGTGTCCGGCACCACCGGACCCGGCTCCTCACCCCAGACGCGGGTGGTGCCGGAGTACAGCGGGACCTTCCGGTTCGGCCCTGCGGTGGCCTGGTACGACGGGTCGTTCGTCGGGTCCCAGGTGCCGCCCTCCGGCACGCCGACCTTGAACTGCACCTCCATCCGGTGCTGCGACTGACCGGCCGGGGCGATGGTGTACCCGGTGCAGTCCACCTCGACATACCAGATGTCACCGCTGTACTGCTTGGCGGTGGTCGGGGACGGGCAGCCCTGGGTGTAGCCGGCGGTGACCTGCACCGGGCCGGTGCCGTCGGGCCGGAAGTAGTACCGGAACTTCCCGTCGGTCAGCGCCCGGGCCGGGAACGCGGACTTGTTGTAGACCATCACCTTGAGCCCGGTGGCCCGCGGCTCGGCCTGCGCCACAGTGGTCTCCACGGTCAGCTCGTCGATGTCCGGCGTCTCGGCGACGGGGAAGTTCGCCAGCGGCGTGCCCCCGTACTCGGAGGTCAGTCGGACCAGCGCGGAGGTGAAGCCGGCGTTGTAGTCGGTGGCGACCTCGTTCATCACGTAGTCCGACCGGCTGTCGCTGTACGCGTCGTTGGGCGACGACGGGCCACCGACCAGCGCTCCGTAGAGGGTGTGCCGGGTCTCCACGGGCACGGTCTGGCTGTCCCACCAGGAGCCGTGCGCGGTGCGGTGGTGCGGGTTCTTCGGTGGGTTGGCCCCGAACCCGATCACGTAGCTGGAGTTGCGCGGGTTGTCGCCCAGCGCGTAGTTGATCTGCCGGACGGCGAAGTCGTGGTAGCGCGCCTTGCGGGTGGCGTCGGTGGTCTTGTCGCTGTAGACCAGCGCGGCGAACGAGGTGTTGGCGGCGTAGCGCAGCGCGCCCCAGGAGTCGAGCACCGCCATCCCACCGGGCGAGTACGGAACCCGCTGCCCGTTCACGCCGACGGTCCAGTAGTCCAGCCACCGGTTGGCGTCGTCGACGTACTTCTGCTTGCCGGTCAGGTTGGCCAGCAGCACGTACGCGCCGAACTGCTTGTTGTCCCAGGCGATCGTCCACTTGTAGGAGCGGGTGGTGGTCTGGTTCTCGGTGCCGAGCTTGTCGTACTCGCTCTCGGCCTTGGCCAGGTAGCTGGCCTCGCCGGTGGCCCGGTGCAGCCAGATCGCGGCCCACACCAGCTCGTCCTGCCAGCCGCTCCACGAGCGGTAGAAGCTCGTCGCGTCGGTGATGCACTCGTGGTAGGACTTCCGCACCGTGTCGGCGAACGTGTAGAGCTGTTTGGCGTGGGTGAGCAGCTTGTCCGCGTAGGTCGCGTCGGTGGGTCGGAACACCATCGACGAGGCGGCCATCGCCGCCGCCGTCTCACCCGCCAGGTCCGCGCCGCCACAGCTCGCATCGATCTTGTACGCGGGCCGCGCCATCGGCATCACCTCGGCCGGACCCCACCACTTGTGGTCGTCGTCGCCCTTGCCGACCTGCCCGTAGAGGACGTTGGCCGACGGGTGCGCCTTGATGAAGTAGTCGTTGACGAACCGCAGGTTGTTGAGCAGGTGCGGCAGTTGCCCGGAGGAGGCGTAGCCGCTGCGGTACTCCACCGCGCCCCAGGCGAGCATTGTCGCGCTGAACGCCATCGGGAAGCCGAACTTGACGTGGTCGCCGGCGTCGTACCAGCCGCCGGTGAGATCCAGGCCCGCCCCGGCGCCGTCGGTGAGCGCGCTGTCGCCGCGCCAGGAGACCCGGTTCCAGTCCGGCAACCGGCCGGACTGCTGCGCCTCGTAGAAGAGCAGCGACTTCTGCAACGCCTCCGCGTAGTTGTAGGTCGCGGGTGCGGCCGCGGCCGGCGACGACGTCGGCCCGGTGACCACGAGGGACAGACCGGTGAGAAGGGCCACCCCGGCGGCCAGCAGCCGCCGTGGCCAGGGCTGGTCTCGCACCGGCTGCGCAGCAGACCGCCGGCGGATCCGTTCCGGGTAGGACATCGCGGACTCCTGTCGGTGGCGCCGCCGGGCAGCCCGACCGAGGCGGGACGGCTTCGGGTTGCTTCGGGTGCCCGGCGGCGGTGGTGGTGGAGCCGGGACGCGCCTCGGGAGCGCTCCCACAGATGAGCGTCAATCTAGCTGTCGGCTGACGCGTTGGGAAGAGCCAGCAGGTGGACCAGCCCACCCCCACGGTTCACGAGGCGGTCTCAGACTCCCCCAGGCACCCGGGCCGGCGACCCCAGAAAAGGGGACACACCGTTGCCGACCTGCTACTTCGCGCGAGACAGTACGACCATCAGCGGTGCCATCGACGCCGCCGTTCCCGGTCGACCCTGAGGAGAAGCGATGGCATTACGACTCGCCGACGGCACCGCCTGGTCCGAGGTCCTGGCCCGCGCGGTGGCCGCCACACCAGAGGCGTTCGGCGCCGAGGTGGACGGTGTGACCACTCTGCACAACCTGATCGAGGGCGAGTGGCGGGCGGACGGCCAGCCCGCCCCGGTCCGCACCCCGGTGGACAACACGGTCGTCATCAACCTGCCCCGACTCGACGCCGACACCGCCCGCGCCGCGGTCGCCCACGCCGCCGCCGCACACCGGGAGTGGGCACTGACCCCGCTCGCCGACCGTAAGGCCCGCGTCCGCGAGGCGCTGGCATCACTCACCGCCCACCGCGACCTGCTCGCCATGCTGCTGGTCTGGGAGATCGGCAAGCCCTGGCGGCTGGCCTGCGCCGACGTGGACCGGGCGCTCGACGGCGTCCGGTGGTACGCGGGCGAGATCGACCGGATGCTCGCCGACGGCCGCGAGCCGCTACCCGGCCCGGTCAGCAACATCGCGTCCTGGAACTACCCGATGAGCGTCCTGGTGCACGCCGAGCTGGTGCAGCTGCTGGCCGGCAACGCCGTCATCGCCAAGACCCCGTCCCAGGGCGGCGCGGTCTGTCTGACCGTCGCGCACGCGTTGCTGCGCCGCGCCGGCCTGCCCGCCACCCTCGTCAGCGGCGGTGGCGAGGAACTGTCCGAGGTGCTGGTCCGGGCACCCGAGATCGGCGCCGTCGCCTTCGTCGGCGGCCGTTCCAACGGCGGCAAGGTCGCCGCCGCGCTGCTCGACAGCGACAAGCGGCACTTCATCGAGCAGGAGGGCCTCAACGCCTGGGGCATCTGGAACTTCTCCCAGTGGGACGTCCTCGCCGCCCACCTCAGGAAGGGCTTCGAGTACGGCAAGCAGCGCTGCACCGCGTACCCCCGCTTCGTCGTGCAGCGCGACCTCGTCGACGAGTTCCTCGACATGTACCTGCCGGTCGTCCGCTCGGTCCGATTCGGCCACCCGCTCGCCGTCGGCGACGACTGGGCGGCCGGCGACCCGTTGCCCGGGCTGGACTTCGGGCCACTGATCAGCGCGGCCAAGGCCGACGAGCTGCACCGCAAGGTCGACGAGGCGGTACGCGGCGGCGCGGTGCCCCTGTACCGGGGCAAGCTCACCGGCGCGCCGTTCCTGCCCGGGCAGGACACCTCGGCGTACGTGGCGCCGTCGGTGCTGCTCGCCCCGCCCGGCCGGTCCCGGTTGATGCACGCCGAGCCGTTCGGGCCGGTCGACACGGTCGTCGTGGTGGACACCACCGACGAACTGCTGGCCGCGATGAACGCCTCCAACGGGGCGCTGGTCGCGTCGCTGGCCTGCGACGACACCGAGGAGGCCGGCAAGCTCGCCGTGGACCTGCAGGCCTTCAAGGTGGGCATCAACAAGCCACGGTCCCGGGGCGACCGGGACGAACCGTTCGGCGGTCGGGGCGCCTCCTGGAAGGGCGCGTTCGTCGGCGGCGACCTCCTCGTCCAGGCCGTGACCGTCGGCGGAGGCGATCGGCTCTACGGCAACTTCCCCGAGTACAGCAGCTACCCCGCCACCTGAGGCGAGGCGCGGATGGGCCCCTGCTATGCCCGTGGCGTCAGCAGGGAGCCCTTCCTCTGCGGGGTCAGCGGGACGGTCACGGTGAGCAACGCGCCGTCGCGTTCGGTCGAGTCGGGCCGACCCAACCGGCGCAGGGTACGCAGCATCGGGGTGTTCTCGGCCTGGACGTGCAGCACCAGCGCCGCGTACCCGGCCGTGTCGGCGTGCGTGACCAACCGGCGCAGCAACGCCGTGCCGAGCCCACGCCGCTGCCAGTCGTCGCGCACCAGCAGCGCCGCCTCGGCCTCGTCACCCTCACCGAGCAGGCTCGCCATGGCGACCACCGACTCGGCCGCACCGTCCGAGCCGGTGGCCACCACGACCAGAGTCAGCCCTCGACTCGGCTCCAGCAACCGACGCAACCGGTCCGGCCGCGGCAGCGCCGCCCCACCCAGGTATCGCCGGTGCCGGCTGCCCGGTGAACACCGCTCGTGCAGCTCCCGTACGCCGGGCAGGTCGTCGGCGCAGGCCGGGCGCACGGCCACCTCGACACCGTCGGGCAGCACCAGGGTGACCTGCTCGGCGGCCCGACGGACCACCGTGGCGGCCAGCTCGACCAGGGCCTGCGCCCGGGCGTACTCCGCCGGGGTGAAGTCGGGCGCGGCCCGGCGCAGCGCGAACGAGCCGCCCGCCGGGTCCGCCAACGCCATGCTCGCGCCGACGATCCCCCGTTCGACGCCGACCGATGCCGGACGCCAACTGACCGAGTCGGCGCCGAGCAGCGCCCGCAGCGCCTCGCCGGTCGCGTCCGGGTCACGCACCAGTCGGTTGGCCAGCCCGAGCACCCGGGTAGGCTGGTCGGCCAGGCCACGCGCCTCGCTGCGCGCCACCCAGCAGTCCCGGCCCCGACCCCGCTCGACGGCGGCGACCAGCTCGGCCTCGTCGAGCGCGTCCGGCGCGTCGACGAGGAAGTCGTCCACCGCGCCCTGTTCGGTGGGCTGCACCTGCACGGTGAGGATGTTGACCCCGCGCAACGCGAGGCTGGCCGTGAGCACCGACAGGTAACCCGGCCGGTCGTCCACTGTCGCTCGGATCCGCCACAACGTCATGGTTGGCTCCTCTCCCCGGTACGAGCCTCACCCCCGCCTGTTGCCGCGCGGTTGCCCGGCGGTGTCGAGCCGGGAACTCCTCGGGCCGTTCAGGGGCCGGCGACCACCGGGGGCGCCCCGACCAGGTCGAGCCGGTCACCGAGGATGACCGTGCTGGCCCGGACGAGCTGCGTGAGCCGGTCCACCTCGGTGCTGTGGAACGCGGCGGCGGAGAGGGTCTCGGTGCGTTCGCGGGCCACGACCAGCACCAGTCCCGCCCGGCCGAACGGCGCGATTGCGTGGTGGGTGCCGTCGGGCGTGGTCATCGACCGACCGCGCAGCGGGGTCACCTCCGGCAACCGCAACGGCACCGGGGTACGCCAGCTCGCGTGCCCCACCGTCGCCCCGCCACCGCCGGTCCGCGAGGCCCAGTCGACGGGCACCACGGCGGCGACGGCCCAGTCGGCTGCCAGCAGCCCGGGCACGGCGTCGACCAGGGTCGCGAGCCCGTCGGCGGGGTTGGCCGCGACCTGCGCCAGCAGCTCCGCGTCCTGGCCGGTGGTGGTGGGCGCGCCGATCGCCCGCCACACACCGTCCACCCGCACCCCGGGAATCGCCGCCAGGCCGGCCAGCAGTCGCTCCACCCGGGCCGCGCCCGGCCAGACCACCGTGAAGTCGTCCACCGCGCGCCCGCCGAGACGTTCGAGGACCACCACCTGGACGATGTCCGCGCCGGAGACGCCCAACGTGCGGGCGACCTGGCCGAGCGTGCCCGGACGGTCCGGCAGGGTGACCCGAACTCGCAGCAACATGTCTGTCCCTCCGCTCGGCGGGCCGGCCGAAAGACGGCCGGCAGGCTGGACCCAGCCTGGTCGTTGACCATTTCGTCCCTGTTGCAGGGCCATGTCCCGAGCGGAAATTTCGGCGGCTGGTTACGGGGCGGGGCCGGACGGCGACGCTCAGGGCAACCCGCCCAGCGGCAGGACCGGCGTGGAGGCGAGCTGCGCGTGGTAGTCCGCGGCAGAGGTCTCCCGACCCCACTGCGGCATGCCGGTGGGCAGGTCCAGCGGGTCGGTCTCCACCTCGATGACTGTCAACTGGGCCGGAGGGCCGTCGATGCCGGCCAGGATGGCGGCGAGTTCGCCCTCGGTACGGGCGACGTGGGCGGTGAAGCCCTTGTCCCGCCCGAACACCGCCGGCAGTTCGGTGTACCGCCAGTTGTCGATGTCGTTGTACGGCTGGTGCCGCCCGTCGACAGCCCGTTCGACGGTGTAGCCGCCGTTGTTGACCACGATGATGATCGGACGTTGGTTCGTGGCGAGCATCCGGCTGATCTCCTGCACTGTCAGTTGCAGCGATCCGTCGCCGGTCACCAGCACCGTCCGCCGATCCGGTGCCGCCACCCCGGCTCCGAAGGCGGCCGGGGTGGCGTAGCCGATCGAGCCCCAGATGGGCGGCCACACGACCGTGACGTCGGCGGGCAGGCGCATCGTCGCCGCGCCGAAGGACGGGGTGCCGGTCTCCGGGACGAAGATGTCCCCCTCGCGCAGCATCCGCTGGATCGCCGGCCAGAGCCGTTCCTGCCGGATCGGCTCGTCGCTCGACGGGTCGAGTGCGGGCGGCTCGGCGGCCAGCAGCGCCGCACGTGACCACTCCGCCGTACGGTTCGGGGCGATCTCGTGCAGGCAGCGCAGCGCCGCCGGCAGGGCGACCGGGGCGAAACGCGTGCCGGCGACGACGGCGGCGTCGCGTGCAGGCTGATGACCCGGTCCACAGCGATGTCGGCGGTGAACAGGCCGTCCCAGTCGAAGAACGTGGTCCCGACGCAGACGAGGGCGTCCGCGCCCTCCACCACCGCACGGACCTCGTCGACGCTGTCACCGCCGTTGTAGGCGCCCACGTAGTGGGGGTCGGACTCGTCGAGCAGCCCCCGTCCCAGCGACTGCGCGGCGACCGGCCAGTTCCGTTCGGTCGCCAGGGCGGTGACGGCGGCGCCGAGGTGGAAGCGGATCGGCAGGTTCCCCACGAGCATGGCGGGCCGCTCGGCGCCGGCGAGCAGCCGCCGGGCGGCGCTGGCGAAGGCGTCGAGCTGCCCGGGCGAGACGACCGGCTCGGGGCGGGCGAACTGTCGCGCCGGCTCGGCGACCTCGGCGTGGGCCACGTCGCCGGGCATCCGGACGTAGACCGGACGCTGCTGCGACCAGCACTCGGTGAGCACCCGGTCGACCTCCACCAGGGCGTTCTGCGGGGTCAGCGACGTCTGGGCGACGGTCACCTCGCGCGCCACCCGTACCCAGTGCTCGAAGTCGCCGTCGGCGAGCGAGTGGTGCATGGAGGTGCGCTGCCGCATGATCTCCTCGGTCGGACCGCCGACGATCGAGACGATCGGCACAGACTCCGCCATGGCCCCGGCCAGCGCGTTGACAGCCGACAGCTCACCGGGACCGAACGTGGTGAGGATCGCGGCCACGCCGCCGAGGCGGGCGTATCCGTCGGCGCTGTAGCCGGCGTTGAGCTCGTTGCAACTGCCGACCCACTCGATCCCGTCGAACGCCTCGATCTGGTCGAGGAAATCCATGTTGTAGTCCCCGGGCAACCCGAACACATGGCGCACCCCGAGGTCGTAGAGCCGGCTGAGCAACAGCTCGCCGACAGTCGTGGTGCCCCTGCTCGACGTCGCCACGATTGACCTCCATCGCTCCGAAGACCGTCTCCACTGCCCGCCCTCAAGACGATATCCAGGGGATTGTCGGAAAGGTGGGGATTGTGGGCGTTGGTGGTTCGACCTGACCTTGACAACATGAACGGCCTGCCATCAACTAGTCGGATGAGCGATCCGGCCGTCGATGTGTCCCGGCCGGAGGCCGATCCCCCCTCCCCCGCCGGGCTGTCCCTGGACCGACTCCGTGACTACCTGGCGGAGCACCGTCCCGAGCTGGCCGTCGAGCCGCTGCGGGCCCACCTGATCGCAGGCGGCAAGTCCAACCTCACCTACCTGCTGCGCCTCGGCGACCGCGAGGTCGTGCTGCGCCGTCCCCCGCTGGGGCACGTGCTGGCCACCGCGCACGACATGGCCCGCGAGTTCCGGGTCATCTCGGCGCTGGCCCCCACCGAGGTGCCGGTCCCCGGCGCGCTGCTGCTCTGCGCCGACCCGGAGGTGATCGGGGCGCCGTTCTACCTGATGGAACGGGTGCCCGGCGAGGTGTTCCGCACCCGCGCCCAGACCGACCCGCTGGGCGACGAGAGCCGCCGGGCCCTCGCCATGGCGATGATGGACACCCTCGCCGCGCTGCACAGCGTCGAGCCGTCCGCTGTCGGGTTGAGCGACTTCGGCCGCCCGGAGGGCTACCTGGCGCGGCAGGTCCGCCGCTGGGCCGGGCAGCTCGACCGCTCCCGCAGCCGCCCCCTGCCCGGCATCGACGAGCTGCGGGACCTGCTCGCGGCGACCGCCCCGGAGGGCGCGAACGCCGGCCGGATCGTGCACGGCGACTACCGGCTGGACAACCTCCTCGCCTCGGCCGACCCGGTGGCCGTGCACGCGGTGCTCGACTGGGAGATGGCCACCCTCGGCGACCCCCTCGCCGACCTGGGGCTGTTGCTGACCTACTGGGACGTGCTGGGCGGCAGCGAGACCGCCGAGGGCAACCCGGTCGCCGACGGGCTCGGGCCACGCGCCGGCTTCCCCACCGGCACCGAACTGATCGACAGGTACGCCGGGCGCAGCGACGTCGACGTCGGCCCACTGCACTGGCACGTGGCGTTGGGCTGTTTCAAACTCGCGGTCATCTGCGAGGGCATCCACTACCGGCACACGCTCGGGCAGACGCTCGGCGAGGGCTTCGACCGGATCGGCGAAATGGTGGCACCGCTGGTCGCGCACGGGCTGACCGCCGCCAGGGAGCGGTGATGGACTTCTCATACGACAGCCGGACAGAGGAACTGCGCGACGAGCTGACCCGGTTCCTGACCGAGCACGTCTACCCGGCCGAGGCCGTGCACGCCGAGCAGGTGGCGGCGGGTGACCCGTGGTCGCGTACCCCGGTGTTGGCGGAGCTGAAGGTGGAGGCCCGCAAGCGGGGCCTGTGGAACCTGTTCCTGCCCGACCCGCGCTACGGCGCCGGCCTGACCAACCTGCAGTACGCGCCGCTGGCCGAGCTGACCGGGCGCAGCCCGCACCTGGCCCCGGAGGCCGTCAACTGCGCGGCACCGGACACCGGCAACATGGAGCTACTGGCCGAGTTCGGCTCGGAGGCGCAGCAGCAGCGGTGGCTGATGCCTCTGCTGGAGGGTGAGATCCGCTCCGCGTTCTGCATGACCGAGCCGGACGTTGCGTCCTCCGACGCCACCAACATCTCCACCCGGATCACCCGTGACGGCGACGAGTACGTGATCAACGGGCGCAAGTGGTGGTCGTCGGGCGCGATGGACCCGCGCTGCGAGATCTTCATCGTGATGGGCAAGACCGACCCGTCGGCCGACCGGCACCGCCAGCAGAGCATGGTGCTGGTCCCCCGGGACACACCGGGTGTCGTCGTCCGCCGGGGCATGACCGTCTTCGGCTACACCGACGGCTCGCACGGCGGGCACGCCGAGATCGACTTCACCGACGTGCGGGTGCCCGCGGAGAACCTGATCGGCGCCGAGGGCACCGGCTTCGCCATCGCCCAGGCCCGGCTCGGTCCGGGCCGGATCCACCACTGCATGCGGTTGATCGGAATGGCCGAACGGGCCCTCGAACTGCTCTGCAAGCGGGCGCTCGACCGGGTCGCGTTCGGGCGGCCGCTCGCCGAGCAGGGCGTGGTCCGGGAGTGGATCGCCGAGTCGCGGGTGCGCATCGAGCAGGCCCGGTTGCTGGTGCTCAAGACGGCCTGGCTGATGGACACCGTCGGCAACAAGGGCGCACACACCGAGATCCAGGCCATCAAGATCG
Coding sequences within:
- a CDS encoding GNAT family N-acetyltransferase produces the protein MTLWRIRATVDDRPGYLSVLTASLALRGVNILTVQVQPTEQGAVDDFLVDAPDALDEAELVAAVERGRGRDCWVARSEARGLADQPTRVLGLANRLVRDPDATGEALRALLGADSVSWRPASVGVERGIVGASMALADPAGGSFALRRAAPDFTPAEYARAQALVELAATVVRRAAEQVTLVLPDGVEVAVRPACADDLPGVRELHERCSPGSRHRRYLGGAALPRPDRLRRLLEPSRGLTLVVVATGSDGAAESVVAMASLLGEGDEAEAALLVRDDWQRRGLGTALLRRLVTHADTAGYAALVLHVQAENTPMLRTLRRLGRPDSTERDGALLTVTVPLTPQRKGSLLTPRA
- a CDS encoding acyltransferase family protein gives rise to the protein MDTRAADRSAGPVLAGRFRGDIEGLRGLALALVLVGHAGVAALPAAFVAVDVFFVISGFLITGLLVDEIRRTGRVRIVDFYVRRAKRLLPAASVVLVASLLLTYLFLPPIRWSETARDALASAAYAMNWRLVEQSTDYLRSEEAPSILQHYWSLAVEEQFYLVWPLLLLAVARYVTRRTSARTGTRRPLPRSRPGRHRRPFLGDRTAPWLLAAFAVVGVPSLAWSIHLSQSEPARAYLVTTTRMWELALGGALAILSGHLTRLPRSAAITLGWAGMATVALAAMLIRPETAAYPGHLALLPTLGAVAIIAAGPSAGRHGPALLLNRRPTRAVGAVSYSWYLWHWPLLVVAEARWGPLGTTAGLAMILCSAVPAVLTYHLVENPFRYARISRARVLRMGLVATGMTVIAGIGLHLAVRPPPSPGPAELAGAVPGAPPGDGRTGAPVDRFARITPDPLGARDDLPDVYRDDCVTQAQDASLRSCTYGDRDSAVEVAVAGDSHAAHWVPALQAIATERGWRLVTYIKTTCSFLKAPITVAGRSDPSCTEWNSRLRRALTGERRPRLLIVSSVTQIPLVDGSTPPPGSATADAQTVALSETWSEVTAAGLPLVVIRDTPSFTVDMAECVSAHRERLTACAQPRERALAWGVPQERAAAAVPDARLADLNAVICPTERCPAVIGGLLVYRDAHHLTATYARSLAPQLHERLRQLVSPRLP
- a CDS encoding aldehyde dehydrogenase family protein produces the protein MALRLADGTAWSEVLARAVAATPEAFGAEVDGVTTLHNLIEGEWRADGQPAPVRTPVDNTVVINLPRLDADTARAAVAHAAAAHREWALTPLADRKARVREALASLTAHRDLLAMLLVWEIGKPWRLACADVDRALDGVRWYAGEIDRMLADGREPLPGPVSNIASWNYPMSVLVHAELVQLLAGNAVIAKTPSQGGAVCLTVAHALLRRAGLPATLVSGGGEELSEVLVRAPEIGAVAFVGGRSNGGKVAAALLDSDKRHFIEQEGLNAWGIWNFSQWDVLAAHLRKGFEYGKQRCTAYPRFVVQRDLVDEFLDMYLPVVRSVRFGHPLAVGDDWAAGDPLPGLDFGPLISAAKADELHRKVDEAVRGGAVPLYRGKLTGAPFLPGQDTSAYVAPSVLLAPPGRSRLMHAEPFGPVDTVVVVDTTDELLAAMNASNGALVASLACDDTEEAGKLAVDLQAFKVGINKPRSRGDRDEPFGGRGASWKGAFVGGDLLVQAVTVGGGDRLYGNFPEYSSYPAT
- a CDS encoding glycoside hydrolase family 9 protein, encoding MSYPERIRRRSAAQPVRDQPWPRRLLAAGVALLTGLSLVVTGPTSSPAAAAPATYNYAEALQKSLLFYEAQQSGRLPDWNRVSWRGDSALTDGAGAGLDLTGGWYDAGDHVKFGFPMAFSATMLAWGAVEYRSGYASSGQLPHLLNNLRFVNDYFIKAHPSANVLYGQVGKGDDDHKWWGPAEVMPMARPAYKIDASCGGADLAGETAAAMAASSMVFRPTDATYADKLLTHAKQLYTFADTVRKSYHECITDATSFYRSWSGWQDELVWAAIWLHRATGEASYLAKAESEYDKLGTENQTTTRSYKWTIAWDNKQFGAYVLLANLTGKQKYVDDANRWLDYWTVGVNGQRVPYSPGGMAVLDSWGALRYAANTSFAALVYSDKTTDATRKARYHDFAVRQINYALGDNPRNSSYVIGFGANPPKNPHHRTAHGSWWDSQTVPVETRHTLYGALVGGPSSPNDAYSDSRSDYVMNEVATDYNAGFTSALVRLTSEYGGTPLANFPVAETPDIDELTVETTVAQAEPRATGLKVMVYNKSAFPARALTDGKFRYYFRPDGTGPVQVTAGYTQGCPSPTTAKQYSGDIWYVEVDCTGYTIAPAGQSQHRMEVQFKVGVPEGGTWDPTNDPSYQATAGPNRKVPLYSGTTRVWGEEPGPVVPDTTAPSVPGTPVASNLASRSVTLTWSASTDTGGSGLAGYDVREVQVNSDTVVVRPVTGTTVTITTLLPATSYEFTVVARDGAGNTSAASPKLTVTTPPTGSTDTTAPSTPGTPVASAVTATGLTLAWTPSTDNVGVTGYRVYREAGATDVLVGSPTGTTQAVSGLTASTAYQFYVVAVDAAGNTSAASAPVAVTTAAPPVGGTCSVGYATTDWNTGFTANVTITNTGTTAINGWTLRFSFTGGQTVSQGWSAAVSQSGAAVTATNLSYNGTLAPGASVSFGFNGAHSGTNPKPTAFTVNNTTCAVV